A DNA window from Acetilactobacillus jinshanensis contains the following coding sequences:
- the polA gene encoding DNA polymerase I, whose product MSKKRLLLIDGNSILFKAFYALYRSIDRFTSPTGLHTNALYGFNVMLSKMLDKIQPTAVLAAFDAGSVTFRTNIYADYKGNRRKTPPELTEQFPVMMKLLKARGIKSYEIKNYEADDIIGTLAREADEAGYQTWIVTGDRDLTQLCSKHTTVSISKTGVTHTVHYTPAYLKKTLGLTPRQIIDKKALQGDSSDNYPGVTKVGKKTADKLIKKYGNIENLYKNVDTIHAKKLHQHLVEDKPIAFLAKKLATIDRNAPIKIGLKDITYHGDQTKELVKLYQKLGFRKFLSQMHVTFNQTVSYHVLTKANLDQAMKQMTDHVEFYLGMFGLNYHVAPFVGFAIGSTGNWYVSKDVDLLKLEPLKKLLESQTITKNVFDAKRTYVGLHRLGIKLNNVDFDMLLVSYLLNTSENENDLGKIANLHGYFGVKTDSEVYGTGKSRHLPKDDRILFNHWTRKLIAIDKLRAPLFKQLKGHEQTKLYTQIELPLSFVLARMEIAGITVNTKILTNMKSKYSERLEELKQGIYEDAGETFNIGSPKQLSRILFWKLQLPPLKKTKTGFSTSVGILKRLAPDAPIVQKILKYRRLSKILSTYIDGLLKDVYSSDHKVHTRYLQTLTRTGRLSSVDPNLQNIPVRTPEGRKIRKAFIPRKKGWEIWSSDYSQVELRVLASISGDHNMQEEFLQGRDIHASTARRIFGLKSNNEVTPNLRRQAKAVNFGIVYGISAFGLARNTGISRKRASIFIHKYFDEYPNVKKYMHDSVEKAHKLGYVETITHRRRYLPDIHSNNFHTRSFAERTAMNTPIQGSAADIIKMAMIKMEKAIKNMQATMLLQIHDELIFEAPKSELPKLAKIVPDVMDHAVKLAVPLKVSSHHGDNWYDF is encoded by the coding sequence ATGTCCAAAAAAAGGCTATTATTAATTGATGGAAATAGCATCCTGTTTAAGGCATTCTATGCATTGTATAGATCGATCGATCGGTTCACAAGTCCAACGGGTCTTCATACCAACGCACTTTATGGCTTTAACGTCATGCTTAGTAAGATGCTAGATAAAATCCAGCCAACCGCTGTCTTAGCTGCTTTCGATGCCGGAAGCGTAACGTTTAGAACCAATATATATGCAGATTACAAAGGCAACCGACGCAAAACGCCACCGGAATTAACCGAACAGTTTCCCGTGATGATGAAGTTACTTAAAGCTCGTGGCATTAAGAGTTACGAGATTAAGAATTACGAAGCCGATGACATCATTGGGACGTTAGCTCGTGAAGCTGATGAAGCGGGTTATCAAACGTGGATCGTTACTGGTGACCGTGATTTAACTCAACTCTGTTCTAAACACACGACGGTTAGCATCTCTAAGACTGGGGTTACCCATACGGTTCACTACACCCCGGCTTACTTGAAAAAGACATTGGGACTCACTCCTCGTCAGATTATTGATAAGAAAGCTCTGCAAGGTGATAGCTCGGATAATTATCCGGGAGTCACCAAGGTTGGTAAAAAGACTGCTGATAAACTAATTAAAAAATACGGTAACATCGAAAATTTATATAAAAATGTTGACACCATCCACGCCAAAAAATTACATCAGCATTTAGTTGAAGATAAACCAATTGCATTTTTAGCTAAAAAATTAGCTACAATCGATCGGAATGCACCCATTAAAATTGGTCTAAAGGATATTACTTATCATGGTGACCAAACTAAAGAACTAGTTAAACTTTACCAGAAGTTAGGTTTTCGTAAGTTCTTAAGCCAGATGCACGTCACCTTTAACCAAACGGTTAGTTATCATGTCTTAACCAAAGCTAATCTTGATCAGGCAATGAAACAGATGACTGATCACGTCGAATTTTATCTTGGGATGTTCGGGCTTAATTACCATGTAGCACCGTTTGTGGGTTTTGCGATTGGTAGCACCGGTAATTGGTATGTCTCAAAAGACGTGGATTTACTTAAGCTTGAACCATTAAAGAAATTACTAGAAAGCCAAACGATCACTAAAAACGTTTTTGACGCTAAGCGGACTTACGTAGGCTTACATCGACTTGGCATTAAATTAAATAACGTTGATTTTGACATGTTATTAGTATCTTATCTTCTTAACACCAGTGAAAACGAAAATGATTTAGGTAAGATTGCTAATTTACACGGCTATTTTGGGGTCAAGACCGATAGTGAAGTTTACGGTACCGGAAAGAGTCGTCATTTACCTAAAGATGATCGAATTTTGTTCAATCATTGGACCCGAAAATTAATCGCAATTGATAAGTTGAGAGCTCCATTATTTAAACAACTAAAAGGTCATGAACAGACTAAGCTTTATACTCAGATTGAATTACCATTATCATTTGTCTTGGCACGAATGGAAATTGCTGGGATTACGGTTAACACCAAGATTCTTACTAACATGAAGAGTAAGTATAGTGAACGGTTAGAAGAATTAAAACAGGGTATCTATGAAGATGCCGGCGAAACGTTTAACATTGGTTCACCAAAACAGTTAAGTCGAATCTTATTCTGGAAACTTCAGTTGCCACCGTTAAAGAAAACTAAGACTGGTTTTTCAACATCGGTTGGTATTCTGAAACGTTTAGCACCTGATGCACCAATCGTTCAGAAGATTTTAAAGTACCGTCGGTTATCAAAGATCCTGTCAACGTATATTGATGGCTTATTAAAAGACGTTTATTCATCTGACCATAAGGTTCACACCCGTTATTTGCAGACTTTAACCCGAACCGGTCGTTTATCATCGGTTGATCCAAATCTACAAAACATTCCGGTTCGAACCCCTGAAGGTCGAAAGATTCGCAAAGCCTTTATTCCAAGGAAAAAGGGCTGGGAAATTTGGTCATCGGATTATTCCCAAGTTGAATTAAGGGTCTTAGCTTCAATTTCTGGCGACCATAATATGCAAGAAGAATTCTTGCAGGGTCGTGATATTCATGCTTCGACCGCCCGGCGAATTTTCGGACTGAAGTCGAATAACGAAGTTACGCCGAACTTACGTCGTCAAGCTAAAGCCGTTAACTTCGGGATCGTTTACGGAATTAGTGCCTTTGGTTTAGCCCGAAATACTGGAATTAGTCGAAAACGAGCCAGTATCTTTATTCATAAGTACTTCGATGAATATCCAAACGTTAAGAAGTACATGCATGATTCCGTTGAAAAAGCTCACAAACTAGGTTATGTTGAAACGATTACTCATCGTCGCCGATATTTGCCAGATATTCACTCTAATAATTTCCACACCCGTTCGTTTGCTGAACGAACCGCAATGAATACGCCAATTCAAGGAAGCGCTGCGGATATTATTAAGATGGCAATGATTAAGATGGAGAAAGCCATTAAGAATATGCAGGCAACGATGTTATTACAGATCCATGATGAACTAATCTTTGAAGCGCCCAAGTCCGAACTTCCTAAATTAGCTAAAATTGTCCCTGATGT
- a CDS encoding Bax inhibitor-1 family protein has translation MNNFNFNEQRPDVDPTNGRILVNESEGLNSFLTKMYAWMALAVLVSAGVAYYAGSVMKVTPTGGMSWILLIAWFILPFILGRAAMRNAVVGFIELMVYAALTGLMFSSIFIAYTGTTITTAFVSSASIFVAMSAVGLFTKRSLAKLGTQLFGAMIGLIVAMLVNLFLKSGMIELFLSLAAVVIFSLLTMFDTRQMKALYINFHDRISMNGLAINGALALYLDFINIFISLLEIFGGVGNNRN, from the coding sequence TTGAATAACTTCAATTTTAATGAACAACGGCCCGATGTTGATCCTACTAATGGTCGGATTCTCGTTAATGAATCAGAAGGCTTAAATTCATTTTTAACTAAAATGTATGCCTGGATGGCATTAGCCGTTTTAGTTTCAGCTGGTGTTGCTTATTATGCCGGTAGTGTTATGAAAGTTACACCAACCGGTGGCATGAGCTGGATCTTATTGATTGCCTGGTTTATTTTACCGTTCATTTTAGGTCGAGCTGCCATGCGGAATGCCGTCGTTGGCTTTATTGAATTAATGGTCTATGCCGCCTTGACCGGTTTGATGTTTTCTAGTATTTTCATTGCTTATACCGGGACTACCATCACAACCGCATTTGTATCTAGTGCTAGTATCTTCGTTGCCATGAGTGCCGTTGGTTTATTTACCAAGCGGAGTCTAGCAAAGTTAGGTACTCAGTTATTTGGTGCAATGATTGGTTTAATCGTTGCCATGCTCGTCAATCTATTCTTAAAGAGTGGCATGATTGAATTATTCTTATCATTGGCTGCCGTGGTTATCTTCTCACTATTAACAATGTTTGATACCCGTCAGATGAAAGCTTTATACATTAACTTCCATGACCGGATTTCGATGAATGGTTTAGCTATTAATGGTGCCTTGGCATTATACTTAGACTTCATTAACATCTTTATCAGCTTATTAGAAATCTTTGGCGGTGTTGGTAACAACCGTAATTAA